Proteins from a single region of Lelliottia sp. JS-SCA-14:
- a CDS encoding PilN domain-containing protein — MTNFLPWRHLRQQSCWRLWMLLFVGSVLIALMATYILRSGYGLKARALETLLASDTAIQQQLNAHRARWQARQAVPLQNPQRVLRDWQPALVSLASAMPEQAWLTQLRYQPPRLTVTGFAATPSALSALAESLKLLPGFMIGPAGEMQQDAQGRWTFSFTLTSQG; from the coding sequence ATGACTAACTTTCTGCCGTGGCGACACCTGCGACAGCAATCCTGCTGGCGACTCTGGATGTTGCTCTTTGTCGGCTCGGTGCTGATCGCTCTAATGGCAACGTACATCCTGCGTTCCGGCTATGGGCTAAAGGCGCGTGCGCTTGAGACGCTTCTGGCCAGTGACACCGCGATACAACAGCAGCTGAACGCCCACCGCGCCCGGTGGCAAGCGCGGCAGGCTGTGCCTTTGCAAAACCCGCAGAGGGTACTGCGCGACTGGCAACCGGCGCTGGTTTCGCTCGCGTCGGCCATGCCGGAGCAGGCGTGGCTGACGCAGCTTCGCTACCAGCCGCCGCGCCTGACAGTAACGGGGTTTGCTGCGACACCGTCGGCGCTCTCGGCGCTGGCGGAATCACTCAAACTGCTGCCCGGTTTTATGATTGGGCCTGCGGGGGAAATGCAGCAGGACGCTCAGGGGCGCTGGACGTTCAGTTTTACCCTCACGAGTCAGGGGTGA
- the rpe gene encoding ribulose-phosphate 3-epimerase, producing the protein MKQFLIAPSILSADFARLGEDTAKALAAGADVVHFDVMDNHYVPNLTIGPMVLKALRNYGITAPIDVHLMVKPVDRIVPDFASAGASIITFHPEASEHVDRTLQLIKESGCKAGLVFNPATPLSYLDYVMDKLDVILLMSVNPGFGGQSFIPQTLEKLREVRRRIDVSGYDIRLEVDGGVKVDNIGEIAAAGADMFVAGSAIFGQPDYKKVIDEMRGELAKVSHE; encoded by the coding sequence ATGAAACAGTTTTTGATTGCTCCCTCAATTCTGTCGGCCGATTTTGCCCGCCTGGGTGAAGACACGGCCAAAGCGTTAGCCGCGGGCGCGGATGTGGTCCACTTCGACGTGATGGACAACCACTACGTGCCTAACCTGACCATCGGCCCGATGGTCCTGAAAGCGCTACGTAACTATGGCATCACCGCTCCGATTGACGTTCACCTGATGGTGAAGCCGGTCGATCGCATCGTCCCGGATTTTGCCTCAGCCGGTGCCAGCATCATTACCTTCCATCCCGAAGCCTCCGAGCACGTCGATCGCACGCTGCAGCTGATTAAAGAAAGCGGCTGTAAAGCGGGCCTGGTGTTTAACCCGGCGACCCCGCTCAGCTATCTCGATTACGTAATGGATAAGCTCGATGTGATCCTGCTGATGTCCGTGAACCCAGGCTTCGGCGGCCAGTCCTTCATTCCTCAGACGCTGGAGAAACTGCGCGAAGTGCGCCGTCGTATTGATGTGTCTGGGTATGACATTCGCCTGGAAGTGGATGGCGGCGTGAAGGTGGACAATATCGGCGAAATCGCGGCAGCGGGCGCGGATATGTTCGTGGCCGGCTCAGCGATTTTCGGCCAACCCGATTACAAAAAAGTCATCGATGAAATGCGCGGTGAACTGGCAAAGGTAAGTCATGAATAA
- the aroB gene encoding 3-dehydroquinate synthase encodes MERITVTLGERSYPITIAAGLFNDPASFLPLKAGDQAMLVTNETLAPLYLDKIRHLLEQAGVKVDSVILPDGEQYKSLAVLDTVFTALLQKPHGRDTTLLALGGGVVGDLTGFAAASYQRGVRFIQIPTTLLSQVDSSVGGKTAVNHPLGKNMIGAFYQPASVVVDLDCLKTLPKRELASGLAEVIKYGIILDGEFFAWLEKNMDALLNLDGQALAYCIRRCCDLKAEVVAADERETGLRALLNLGHTFGHAIEAEMGYGNWLHGEAVAAGMVMAARTSERLGQFTKEETQRIITLLERAGLPVTGPREMSSQAYLPHMMRDKKVLAGEMRLILPLAIGKSEMRGGVSHEVVLGAIADCQQA; translated from the coding sequence ATGGAGAGGATTACAGTTACTCTCGGGGAACGTAGTTACCCTATCACCATCGCGGCTGGCTTGTTTAACGATCCAGCTTCCTTCTTACCACTGAAAGCGGGTGATCAGGCTATGCTTGTCACCAACGAGACTTTGGCTCCGCTTTATCTCGACAAGATTCGTCATCTGCTGGAACAGGCAGGTGTGAAGGTCGACAGTGTGATTCTGCCTGATGGCGAGCAGTATAAAAGCCTGGCGGTACTCGATACCGTCTTTACCGCATTACTGCAAAAACCGCATGGTCGCGATACGACACTCCTTGCCTTAGGCGGTGGTGTTGTTGGCGATCTAACGGGTTTTGCCGCGGCAAGTTATCAGCGTGGTGTTCGTTTTATTCAAATTCCTACCACGCTATTATCGCAAGTCGATTCCTCTGTTGGCGGCAAAACGGCCGTCAATCACCCGCTTGGCAAAAACATGATTGGCGCGTTCTACCAGCCGGCTTCGGTGGTGGTGGATCTCGACTGTCTGAAAACCCTGCCAAAACGCGAGCTGGCCTCCGGGCTGGCAGAAGTGATCAAATACGGCATTATTCTGGACGGTGAGTTCTTCGCCTGGCTGGAAAAGAATATGGATGCGCTGCTGAACCTCGACGGTCAGGCACTGGCGTACTGCATCCGCCGTTGTTGTGATCTGAAAGCAGAAGTCGTCGCAGCAGACGAGCGGGAAACCGGCTTACGTGCTTTACTGAATCTGGGGCATACGTTCGGGCACGCGATTGAAGCCGAAATGGGCTACGGCAACTGGCTTCACGGCGAAGCGGTCGCTGCAGGCATGGTGATGGCTGCTCGCACCTCCGAACGTTTGGGTCAGTTCACCAAAGAAGAGACTCAACGTATCATCACGCTGCTGGAGCGCGCGGGTTTACCGGTGACGGGACCACGCGAAATGTCTTCGCAGGCGTATTTACCCCACATGATGCGTGATAAAAAAGTATTGGCTGGCGAGATGCGGTTGATTCTCCCGCTGGCAATAGGGAAGAGTGAAATGCGCGGCGGAGTGTCGCACGAAGTGGTTCTTGGCGCGATTGCTGATTGCCAGCAGGCGTAA
- a CDS encoding DNA utilization protein HofM, with translation MAFKTWRTGVHIQQDSVLAVSITQERTGWYLRRWWQIPLAAGIIRDGQIIHPQQLVAALSEWSQTLPHYHRIFMAFPAARTLQKTLPAPALTLRDSEQASWIASAMSRELEMAPDALCFDYVQDTFSRSFHVTAAQNKEVAALLTLAETLRLHVAAITPDAAALANFLPLLDPPAHCMAWRDGQHWLWAMRHQWGRKRADEAKNVAELAALLALSPDDIALFAVGEHDPFSLLARCQPPLPQYSADFTVALALAMGELFE, from the coding sequence ATGGCTTTTAAAACATGGCGAACAGGCGTTCACATTCAACAAGATAGTGTTCTGGCCGTCTCAATAACCCAGGAGCGCACCGGGTGGTATCTGCGCCGCTGGTGGCAGATCCCGCTGGCAGCGGGAATCATCCGCGACGGGCAAATAATCCATCCACAACAACTGGTTGCCGCGCTCAGCGAGTGGAGCCAGACGCTGCCCCATTACCACCGCATCTTTATGGCGTTTCCGGCTGCTCGCACGTTGCAAAAGACGCTGCCCGCTCCGGCGCTGACGTTGCGCGACAGCGAGCAGGCGTCGTGGATTGCGTCGGCGATGTCCCGCGAGCTCGAAATGGCTCCGGATGCGCTCTGCTTTGATTACGTGCAGGACACCTTTAGCCGCTCGTTTCACGTGACGGCGGCGCAAAACAAAGAGGTGGCGGCGCTGTTAACGCTCGCGGAAACGCTGCGCCTGCACGTGGCGGCCATTACGCCGGATGCCGCGGCGCTGGCGAACTTCCTGCCGCTTCTTGACCCTCCCGCTCACTGCATGGCCTGGCGCGACGGGCAGCACTGGCTATGGGCGATGCGCCACCAGTGGGGGCGAAAACGCGCCGATGAAGCGAAGAATGTGGCTGAGCTGGCAGCTCTGTTAGCGCTGAGCCCGGATGACATCGCGCTCTTTGCGGTCGGGGAGCACGATCCTTTTAGCTTGCTTGCGCGCTGTCAGCCGCCGCTTCCCCAGTACAGCGCGGATTTCACGGTCGCTTTGGCCCTCGCGATGGGGGAACTGTTCGAGTGA
- a CDS encoding HofP DNA utilization family protein, whose protein sequence is MRTELRVLLVCSLLLITGMRDPFRPPDDRCATGALGQWRYQGMLKGGSAVGMVKDEQQRWHRVRLEERLPAGWQVLAVNETEMVIGLGEGCEPKEWRWPREGTKHENSQSNRPVDDTQHADMGRRAKTRHPGGG, encoded by the coding sequence ATGCGAACTGAACTGCGCGTATTGCTGGTGTGTTCACTGCTCCTCATCACAGGAATGCGCGATCCCTTTCGCCCTCCGGACGACCGCTGCGCAACAGGCGCGCTCGGCCAGTGGCGGTATCAGGGAATGCTCAAGGGCGGCAGCGCCGTAGGCATGGTCAAAGATGAACAGCAGCGCTGGCATCGTGTCCGGCTGGAAGAGCGGCTGCCAGCGGGCTGGCAGGTGCTGGCTGTTAATGAAACGGAAATGGTTATCGGGCTCGGCGAAGGATGCGAGCCGAAAGAGTGGCGATGGCCACGAGAGGGAACGAAGCATGAAAATAGTCAGTCGAATCGTCCTGTTGATGATACTCAGCATGCCGACATGGGCCGTCGCGCCAAAACCCGTCACCCTGGCGGTGGATGA
- the damX gene encoding cell division protein DamX encodes MDEFKPEDELKPDPSDRRTGRSRQSSERDNEPQINFDDVDLDADDRRPSRSRNARDEREEEEGYESEEDSMDEEPVERRPRKRKAVAKKPASRQYIMMGLGVFVLLLLIIGIGSALKAPSTNSTEQTPSAEKSISLSGNDAADQANGAQPAPGTTSAEQTAGQTANAPQDVSLPPVSSTPTQGQAPAAPEGQQRVEVQGDLNNALTQPQSQDQVNNVVASSTLPTEPATVAPIRGGAAQPQTAATETKPRQTQTQTAPRQERKQAVIEPKRETKPQAVAKAPETKPVAQPKQTETAAVKAPAATTTAPKATTTAPAATTAPAATATASAATAGKTAGNVGSLKSAPSSNYTLQLSSSSSYDNLNGWAKKSNLKNYVVYQTTRNGQPWYVLVSGVYASKDEAKRAVATLPADVQAKNPWAKPIHQVQADLK; translated from the coding sequence ATGGATGAATTCAAACCAGAAGACGAGCTGAAACCCGATCCCAGCGATCGTCGTACTGGTCGTTCTCGTCAATCTTCAGAACGTGATAACGAGCCGCAGATCAACTTTGACGATGTTGACCTGGATGCAGACGATCGTCGTCCGTCACGTAGCCGCAATGCGCGTGATGAGCGAGAAGAAGAAGAGGGTTATGAGTCCGAAGAAGATTCAATGGACGAAGAGCCTGTAGAGCGTCGCCCGCGCAAACGTAAAGCGGTAGCCAAAAAACCGGCTTCCCGTCAGTACATCATGATGGGCCTTGGCGTGTTTGTTCTGCTGCTGTTGATCATCGGCATCGGTTCCGCGCTTAAAGCACCGTCAACAAATTCCACTGAGCAGACACCTTCCGCCGAAAAGAGCATTAGTCTTTCGGGGAATGATGCTGCCGATCAGGCCAATGGCGCGCAGCCTGCGCCGGGTACGACTTCTGCTGAGCAGACTGCGGGTCAGACCGCTAATGCGCCGCAGGATGTCTCCTTGCCGCCGGTTTCCTCGACGCCAACTCAGGGCCAGGCTCCTGCCGCGCCTGAAGGCCAGCAGCGTGTTGAAGTTCAGGGCGATCTGAACAACGCATTGACTCAGCCTCAGAGCCAGGATCAGGTGAACAACGTGGTGGCTAGCTCCACGCTGCCAACCGAGCCTGCAACCGTGGCTCCGATTCGCGGCGGTGCGGCACAACCGCAAACCGCAGCAACGGAAACCAAACCGCGTCAGACTCAGACCCAAACCGCGCCGCGTCAGGAACGCAAACAGGCTGTGATTGAGCCGAAGCGTGAAACCAAACCGCAGGCGGTCGCGAAAGCACCAGAAACCAAACCTGTTGCTCAGCCTAAGCAGACCGAAACCGCAGCCGTGAAAGCGCCTGCTGCGACCACGACGGCTCCGAAAGCCACGACAACCGCGCCAGCAGCGACCACCGCACCAGCGGCGACGGCAACGGCCAGCGCGGCGACAGCCGGTAAAACGGCGGGCAACGTCGGTTCACTGAAATCTGCGCCATCCAGCAACTACACGCTTCAGTTGAGCAGCTCGTCGAGCTACGACAACTTGAACGGCTGGGCGAAGAAATCTAATCTGAAAAACTATGTGGTTTATCAGACGACCCGTAACGGACAACCCTGGTATGTGCTGGTAAGCGGCGTGTACGCCTCTAAAGACGAAGCGAAGCGCGCAGTAGCGACGTTACCTGCGGATGTTCAGGCAAAAAACCCGTGGGCGAAACCGATTCATCAGGTTCAGGCTGATTTGAAGTAA
- the mrcA gene encoding peptidoglycan glycosyltransferase/peptidoglycan DD-transpeptidase MrcA, translated as MKFVKYLLILAVCCILLGAGSIYGLYKYIEPQLPDVATLRDVRLQIPMQVYSADGELIAQYGEKRRIPLTLNQIPPVMVKAFIATEDSRFYEHHGVDPVGIFRAASVALFSGHASQGASTITQQLARNFFLSPEKTLTRKIKEVFLAIRIEQLLSKDEILELYLNKIYLGYRAYGVGAAAQVYFGKPVEQLSLSEMATIAGLPKAPSTFNPLYSLDRATARRNVVLSRMLSEGYITQTQFDQARNEAIDANYHAPEIAFSAPYLTEMVRQEMVSRYGENAYEDGYRITTTITRKVQQAAQQAVRNNVMDYDMRHGYRGPSNVLWKVGESAWDSKKIIDSLKTLPTYGPLLPAVVTSADPQEATAMMGDGTSVSLRMDGMRWARPYRSDTAQGPTPRKVTDVVQAGQQIWVRQVNDAWWLAQVPDVNSALVSINPQNGAVMALVGGFDFNQSKFNRATQALRQVGSNIKPFLYTAAMDKGLTLASILNDVPISRWDAGAGSDWQPKNSPPEYSGPIRLRQGLGQSKNVVMVRAMRAMGVDYAAEYLQRFGFPAQNIVHTESLALGSASFTPLQVARGYSVMANGGFLVDPYFISKIENDQGGVLFEAKPKIACPECDIPVIYGDTPKSNVLENKDMEDVAQSQEQQNTAVPQPQLEQANQALVAQSGAQEYAPHVINTPLSFLIKSALNTNIFGEPGWQGTGWRAGRDLQRHDIGGKTGTTNSSKDAWFSGYGPGVVTSVWIGFDDHRRDLGRTTASGAIKDQISGYEGGAKSAQPAWDAYMKAVLEGVPEQPLTPPPGVVTVNIDRSTGQLANGGNSRAEFFIEGTQPTTQAVHEVGTELIDNGETHELF; from the coding sequence GTGAAGTTCGTAAAGTATTTATTGATCCTTGCAGTCTGTTGCATTCTGCTGGGAGCAGGCTCGATTTATGGTTTGTACAAATACATTGAGCCGCAACTACCCGATGTCGCCACACTGCGTGATGTGCGACTCCAGATCCCAATGCAGGTCTATAGCGCCGATGGCGAGTTGATCGCCCAGTACGGCGAAAAACGACGTATCCCGCTGACCCTTAACCAGATTCCGCCGGTGATGGTGAAAGCCTTTATCGCCACGGAAGACAGCCGTTTCTATGAGCACCACGGGGTCGATCCTGTGGGGATTTTCCGTGCCGCCAGCGTCGCGCTGTTCTCAGGTCACGCTTCTCAGGGTGCGAGTACCATCACTCAGCAGCTGGCGCGTAACTTCTTCCTGAGCCCGGAAAAAACCCTGACCCGTAAGATCAAAGAGGTGTTCCTTGCCATTCGCATCGAACAGCTCCTGAGCAAAGACGAGATCCTCGAGCTTTACCTCAACAAGATCTATCTGGGCTATCGCGCGTACGGCGTGGGCGCCGCGGCGCAGGTCTACTTCGGTAAACCTGTTGAACAGCTGAGCTTAAGCGAGATGGCGACTATCGCCGGTCTGCCGAAAGCCCCGTCAACGTTCAACCCGCTCTACTCTCTCGACCGGGCGACTGCGCGTCGTAACGTGGTGCTGTCGCGCATGCTGAGCGAAGGCTATATCACTCAGACCCAGTTCGATCAGGCGCGTAACGAAGCGATCGACGCTAACTATCACGCGCCGGAAATCGCCTTCTCGGCCCCGTATCTGACGGAAATGGTCCGCCAGGAGATGGTGAGCCGCTACGGCGAGAACGCGTATGAAGATGGATATCGCATCACCACCACCATCACCCGCAAAGTGCAGCAGGCGGCACAGCAGGCGGTGCGTAACAACGTGATGGATTACGACATGCGCCACGGCTACCGCGGCCCGTCGAACGTGCTGTGGAAAGTGGGCGAAAGCGCATGGGATAGCAAAAAAATCATCGACTCCCTGAAAACGCTGCCGACCTACGGGCCGCTGTTGCCTGCGGTGGTGACCAGCGCTGATCCGCAGGAAGCGACGGCGATGATGGGCGACGGCACCTCCGTGTCGCTGCGGATGGACGGCATGCGCTGGGCGCGACCGTATCGCTCCGATACGGCGCAAGGCCCGACGCCGCGTAAAGTCACCGACGTCGTCCAGGCTGGACAACAAATCTGGGTCCGTCAGGTGAACGACGCCTGGTGGCTGGCGCAGGTTCCGGATGTGAACTCCGCGCTGGTCTCCATCAATCCGCAGAACGGGGCCGTGATGGCGCTGGTCGGTGGTTTTGATTTCAACCAGAGCAAATTCAACCGCGCCACTCAGGCGCTGCGTCAGGTCGGGTCGAACATCAAACCGTTCCTGTACACCGCGGCGATGGATAAAGGGCTGACGCTGGCGAGCATCCTCAACGATGTGCCGATTTCACGCTGGGATGCGGGTGCCGGTTCTGACTGGCAGCCGAAAAACTCCCCGCCGGAGTATTCCGGTCCAATCCGTTTACGTCAGGGTCTGGGACAGTCGAAAAACGTGGTGATGGTCCGCGCGATGCGCGCGATGGGCGTCGATTACGCGGCAGAGTACCTGCAGCGCTTCGGCTTCCCGGCGCAGAACATTGTGCATACGGAATCCCTGGCCCTCGGCTCGGCATCCTTCACACCGCTGCAGGTAGCGCGTGGTTATTCCGTGATGGCCAACGGCGGTTTCCTGGTCGATCCGTACTTCATCAGCAAGATTGAAAACGATCAGGGCGGCGTGCTGTTTGAGGCGAAACCGAAAATCGCCTGTCCGGAATGCGATATTCCAGTGATTTACGGCGATACGCCAAAATCAAACGTGCTGGAAAACAAAGACATGGAAGATGTGGCTCAGTCCCAGGAGCAGCAGAACACCGCCGTTCCGCAGCCGCAGCTGGAGCAGGCCAACCAGGCGCTGGTCGCTCAAAGCGGTGCGCAGGAATATGCGCCGCACGTGATCAACACCCCGCTGTCGTTCCTGATTAAGAGCGCCCTGAACACCAACATCTTTGGTGAGCCGGGCTGGCAGGGTACGGGCTGGCGTGCGGGCCGCGATCTGCAGCGCCACGATATCGGCGGCAAAACCGGGACTACCAACAGCTCGAAAGACGCCTGGTTCTCCGGCTACGGCCCTGGCGTGGTGACGTCTGTGTGGATTGGCTTCGACGATCACCGTCGTGATTTAGGCCGTACGACGGCATCCGGGGCGATTAAAGATCAGATTTCCGGCTACGAAGGCGGCGCGAAGAGTGCTCAGCCAGCCTGGGACGCTTACATGAAAGCGGTTCTCGAGGGCGTACCGGAGCAGCCGCTCACCCCGCCGCCAGGCGTGGTAACGGTGAATATCGATCGCAGCACCGGTCAGTTAGCCAACGGTGGCAACAGCCGCGCGGAATTCTTCATTGAGGGCACGCAGCCTACGACGCAGGCGGTGCATGAGGTGGGAACCGAGTTGATTGATAACGGCGAGACGCACGAGTTGTTCTGA
- a CDS encoding HofO: protein MRIFSERWHAFRLRTRVLCWGLGSCVVLLGAYLTLAHPVIQQRLLLESSRSQSASARAALWVSEAHPHLVPAESVVPVTLPFSPLDFQTGGVRLVHWLPGEKGGELTLNADWMQIPPLFARLTRCGMGISGFSVMPEGARLQLIVQVESQNAN, encoded by the coding sequence GTGCGTATCTTCTCTGAACGCTGGCATGCGTTTCGCTTACGCACTCGGGTTCTTTGCTGGGGTCTGGGTTCATGCGTAGTGCTGCTGGGAGCATATCTGACGCTGGCGCACCCGGTAATCCAACAGCGGTTACTGCTTGAATCTTCGCGCAGCCAATCGGCGTCGGCCCGTGCCGCGCTCTGGGTGAGCGAAGCGCACCCCCATCTGGTTCCGGCGGAATCTGTTGTGCCTGTCACGTTGCCATTTTCGCCGCTGGATTTTCAGACCGGTGGCGTGCGGCTGGTTCACTGGCTGCCCGGCGAGAAGGGCGGAGAGTTAACCCTGAATGCCGACTGGATGCAGATCCCGCCGCTGTTCGCGCGGCTTACGCGCTGCGGAATGGGCATCAGCGGTTTTTCCGTGATGCCAGAGGGGGCGCGGCTCCAGCTGATTGTGCAGGTGGAGAGCCAAAATGCGAACTGA
- the dam gene encoding adenine-specific DNA-methyltransferase produces the protein MKKNRAFLKWAGGKYPLLDDINKHLPKGECLIEPFVGAGSVFLNTDFSRYILADINSDLITLYNIVKTQTDEYIDAARELFTPENNNPDAYYQYRAEFNQSTDTFRRAQLFLYLNRHGYNGLCRYNLKGEFNVPFGRYKRPYFPLAELQHFAEKAQKAEFHCISYEKCMEMANADSVVYCDPPYAPLSATANFTAYHTNSFSPKEQAHLAEMAEKLVSKQITVLISNHDTPDTREWYKAANDRIQLKVRRSISSNGGTRKKVDELLALYRP, from the coding sequence ATGAAAAAAAATCGCGCTTTTCTAAAATGGGCAGGGGGGAAATACCCCCTGCTCGACGACATTAATAAACACCTGCCGAAAGGCGAGTGTCTTATCGAGCCCTTCGTGGGCGCTGGGTCGGTGTTCCTGAACACCGACTTTTCTCGCTATATCCTCGCGGATATCAACAGCGATCTCATTACCCTCTACAATATCGTCAAGACTCAGACCGATGAGTACATCGATGCGGCGCGTGAACTCTTTACCCCAGAGAACAACAACCCGGACGCTTACTATCAGTATCGCGCCGAGTTTAACCAGAGCACGGATACTTTCCGCCGGGCGCAGTTGTTCCTGTATCTGAATCGTCATGGCTACAATGGCCTGTGCCGGTACAACCTGAAGGGTGAGTTCAACGTGCCGTTTGGTCGCTACAAGCGCCCATACTTCCCGCTGGCCGAGTTGCAGCACTTCGCCGAAAAAGCGCAGAAAGCGGAATTCCACTGCATCTCTTATGAGAAGTGCATGGAAATGGCCAACGCGGACTCCGTGGTCTATTGCGATCCGCCGTACGCCCCGCTCTCGGCGACCGCGAACTTCACCGCCTATCACACCAACAGCTTCAGCCCGAAAGAGCAGGCGCATCTGGCAGAAATGGCGGAAAAGCTGGTCAGTAAGCAAATCACGGTGTTAATTTCGAACCACGACACGCCGGATACCCGCGAGTGGTACAAAGCGGCGAACGATCGTATTCAGCTTAAAGTGCGGCGCAGCATCAGCAGCAACGGCGGCACGCGTAAAAAGGTGGACGAACTGCTGGCGCTTTATCGCCCCTGA
- the aroK gene encoding shikimate kinase AroK, producing MAEKRNIFLVGPMGAGKSTIGRQLAQQLNMEFYDSDQEIEKRTGADVGWVFDVEGEEGFRDREEKVINELTEKQGIVLATGGGSVKSRETRNRLSARGVVVYLETTIEKQLARTQRDKKRPLLQVETPPREVLEALAGERNPLYEEIADVTIRTDDQSAKVVANQIIHMLESN from the coding sequence ATGGCAGAGAAACGCAATATCTTTCTGGTTGGGCCTATGGGTGCCGGCAAAAGCACTATTGGGCGCCAGTTGGCTCAACAACTCAATATGGAATTTTACGATTCTGATCAAGAGATTGAGAAACGAACCGGAGCTGATGTGGGCTGGGTCTTCGATGTAGAAGGCGAAGAAGGTTTCCGTGACCGTGAAGAAAAAGTTATCAATGAACTTACGGAAAAACAGGGCATCGTACTGGCAACGGGCGGCGGTTCTGTAAAATCTCGCGAAACTCGTAACCGTCTCTCCGCCCGCGGCGTTGTGGTCTATCTTGAGACGACCATCGAAAAACAGCTGGCACGTACGCAGCGCGATAAAAAGCGCCCGTTACTGCAAGTTGAAACGCCTCCACGTGAAGTTCTGGAAGCATTAGCCGGTGAACGCAATCCACTGTACGAAGAGATTGCGGATGTGACCATTCGTACCGACGATCAGAGCGCTAAAGTGGTTGCAAACCAGATTATTCATATGCTGGAAAGCAACTGA
- the hofQ gene encoding DNA uptake porin HofQ — translation MPTWAVAPKPVTLAVDDVPVVQILQSLVELENRNLIVSPDVTGSLSLHLTRVPWRQALQIVTNSAGLVLREEGGIFYINTATWAREQQSQKEEEQTRQKLNVPLASRALSFAYADATELQKAAEKQLSPKGSLSVDKRTNRLLVCDIPGVLDSLQHWAEQMDLPVAQVELAAHIVTINEKSLRELGVKWNLAEASSAGSPGQITTLGADVSVADATSHVGFNIGRINGRLLDLELSALEQKQQLEIIASPRLLASHMQPASIKQGSEIPYQVSSGESGATSVEFKEAVLGMEVTPVVLPNGRVRLKLHISENMPGQVLQQADGETLAIDKQEIETQVEVKSGETLALGGIFSQKNKTGSDAIPGLGRIPWVGQLFRHDGKDNERRELVVFITPRLISIQ, via the coding sequence ATGCCGACATGGGCCGTCGCGCCAAAACCCGTCACCCTGGCGGTGGATGACGTACCCGTTGTTCAAATTTTGCAGTCCCTGGTGGAGCTTGAGAATCGAAATCTGATTGTCTCACCCGATGTCACCGGCTCGCTGTCTCTGCATCTGACGCGTGTTCCATGGCGGCAGGCGCTGCAAATCGTTACCAACAGCGCCGGGCTGGTGCTGCGGGAAGAGGGTGGCATTTTCTATATCAATACGGCCACGTGGGCGCGGGAGCAGCAGTCGCAAAAAGAAGAAGAGCAAACCCGGCAGAAACTGAATGTGCCGCTGGCCTCACGTGCGCTCTCTTTCGCCTATGCCGATGCGACCGAGCTACAAAAAGCCGCAGAAAAACAGCTCAGTCCTAAGGGGAGTCTCTCCGTCGATAAACGCACTAACCGCCTGCTGGTGTGTGATATCCCCGGCGTGCTGGACAGTCTGCAGCACTGGGCCGAGCAGATGGATCTCCCTGTGGCGCAGGTGGAGCTGGCGGCGCATATCGTGACGATTAATGAAAAAAGTCTGCGAGAGCTGGGGGTGAAATGGAATCTGGCCGAGGCGAGCAGCGCGGGCTCGCCCGGGCAGATCACCACGCTGGGGGCGGATGTTTCCGTTGCGGATGCCACCAGCCACGTCGGGTTCAACATCGGGCGGATCAACGGGCGACTGTTAGATCTGGAGCTCTCGGCGCTTGAGCAAAAGCAGCAGCTTGAGATCATCGCCAGCCCGCGGCTGTTGGCGTCGCATATGCAGCCCGCCAGCATCAAGCAGGGCAGTGAAATTCCGTATCAGGTGTCCAGCGGCGAAAGCGGGGCGACCTCCGTGGAGTTCAAAGAGGCGGTTCTGGGAATGGAAGTGACGCCCGTGGTTCTGCCAAATGGCCGGGTGCGACTCAAACTGCACATCAGCGAAAACATGCCGGGCCAGGTTTTACAGCAGGCAGATGGCGAAACGCTGGCGATAGATAAACAAGAAATTGAAACGCAGGTGGAAGTCAAAAGCGGTGAAACGCTGGCGCTGGGCGGAATTTTCTCGCAAAAGAATAAAACGGGCAGTGACGCGATTCCGGGACTTGGGCGAATTCCCTGGGTGGGGCAACTCTTTCGCCACGATGGCAAGGATAATGAGCGGCGCGAGCTGGTGGTATTCATCACGCCGCGTCTGATTAGCATTCAATAA